DNA sequence from the Corynebacterium yudongzhengii genome:
CCGCAGCCACCGACATCGCCACCGCCTTAGAGGCAGACCTCGTGGTCGTCGGTGGCGGCGGCTACGACGCCTGGCTCTACGAGCCGATCATGGAAGACGCGGGCGAGGAGAACATCATCCACCCGCTGCCGCTCATCAGCCACGACCACGCGCATGGTCATGATCACGACCACGAGCATGGCGAGGAGGGCCACGAGCACGATCATGAGCATGGCGAAGAGGGTCACGACCATGACCACGAGCACGGCCACGACCACGCTCACGGCGACGTCCACTCCGTCGAGGGCAACGAGCACATCTGGTTCGACGTCGACGCTATCACCCAGGTCGCCGAGGACCTCGCGGCGAAGGAAGAGGATGCGGACGCCACCGCCGTCGTCGAGCAAATGGACGAGCTGCGCGAGCGCCTTTCCAACCTGCCCGAGGCCACCGTCGCCCAGACCGAGACCATCGGCGACTACCTCATCGACGACTCCTCCCTGACCGACGTCACCCCGACCGGCTACCGCCAGGCCACGCTCAACCACTCCGAGCCGGCCGCCGCTGATTTGGCCGCCTTCCTCGAGGCCATCGAGTCCGGCGAGGTCGACATCCTGCTCTACAACCCGCAGACCGCCACGGATCTGACTGAGCGCATCCACGGCGCCGCCGAGGAGAACGACGTCCAGATCGTCACCATCGGCGAGCTGCCGCCGGAGGGCACCGAGTTCCTCGACTACTTCGAAGAGGTCGTCTCCGAGCTCGAGGACGCCGCTGAGAACGTCTCCTCCGAGCAGTAGGGCTTGTCCTAGGTGCTAGTTCGCTTCACTGACGCAGCCGTCGACCCCTTATGGTCCGGCCTCGACTTAGAGGTGGCCCCCGGCGAGTTCCTCGCCGTGCTCGGTCCCAACGGGTCCGGCAAGTCGACGCTGCTCAACACCATCTTGGGCACCCGCGCGCTGACCCGCGGCAAGGTGAAGGTCGACGCGCGGGTGGGGTTCATCCCCCAGCAGCGCATGTTCGACCGCAACCTGCCGCTGCGCGCCCGGGATCTGGTCTCCCTGTCGCTGGCGCACGGGACGATCACTCGTCGACACCCGCGGAAAGGCCAGGTCGAAGAGCTCCTCGCCGCCGTGGATGCACAGGGGCTGGCGGATAAGCCCGTCGGCAAGCTTTCGGGCGGACAGCAACAACTGATCCGCCAGGCACAGGCGCTGGCCACCGACCCGCAGCTGCTGCTTGCCGACGAACCGCTCCTTTCCCTCGACGTCGCCCGGCAGCACGATACCGTCGCCAAGCTTGAGCGACGCCGCCGTGAGCATAAGACCGCCATCATCATGGTCACCCACGGCATCAACCCAGTGCTCGGCATCGTCGACCGCGTGCTCTACCTCGCGCCGCACGGCCACATGGTGGGCACGGTCGACGAAGTCATGCGTTCCGACGTCCTCTCCGACCTCTACCGCACCAAAGTCGAGGTCGCCGAAGTCAACGGACGACTGGTGGTGATCTAGATGAGCCTCGAACAATTCTTCGCCGACACCGAAGCGCTCTTGCAGGTCGGCTTCGTGCAGCAGGCCGTGATCGCCTCCGCGCTGCTCGGCGTGCTCTCCGGCGTGATGACGCCCCTGATCGTCCTGCGGCGCATGTCCTTTTCGGTGCACGCCACCTCGGAACTCGCGCTCATGGGCGCGGCCGCGGCGCTCGTGTTCGGCTTCAACATCGGCTTCGGCGCGCTCGCGGGAGCGATCGCCGCGGCCATCGTGCTCGCAGTGCTGGGGTTCCGCGGGCAGCAGGACTCGTCGATCGGCGTGGTCATGAGCTTCGGCCTCGGGCTGGCCGTGCTGTTTTTGTACCTCTACCCCGGCAACTCGACGACCGCGATGAGCCTGCTGACCGGCCAGATCGTCGGCGTCTCCAGCGCCTCGACGTGGCTTCTGGCGCTCGTGACGGTGATCGTCATCGGTGCGGTCATCCTGCTGTGGCGCCCGCTTTTGTTCGCCTCCACTGACCCGGAGATGGCGCGGGCGGTGGGCATCCCGGTGCACGGCCTGGCGGTGGTCTTCGCGATCCTCGTGGGGCTGACCTCCGCGCAGTCGGTGCAGATCGTCGGCGCCCTGCTGGTCATGGCGCTGCTGATCACCCCCGGCGCGGCCGCCGCGCATGTGGCCCGCTCCCCTCTCACCACGGTGCTTCTGTCGGTGCTGTTCGCGGAGATCTCCGCGGTCGGCGGACTGTTGCTCTCGCTGGCGCCGGGACTGCCGGTGAGCGTGTTCGTCACGACCATCTCGTTCATCATCTACCTCATCTGCCGCACCATCGGTGCGCTGCGCGAGCGCAAGATCTCCCGCGATGAGGTCGCCGCCGCGCGTTACGACGAACGCCCCGAGCCCACCCCCGATCCGCACCACCACCTCGATTAGGTGGGTTGCTCGGGGTTGCGTGGCTGCTCGGGGTTTGGCGTATAAAGCGCTATCGCTGGCCGAAAGCGGTCACTCCTAAAAGAGTACTGGTTTCGACCGCGCGAGACTCCTTTCTATGAGGGTGATTTCGGCCAGCGTAAGCGCAACATGACGGTCCGGAGGGGTTGACGGTTATGGCGGTCGGCTGGTCACCCCATCCGCCCCACCAGTCTCTCCCGTGAGTCTCTCACGTCTTGCCCGCTCCTCCCGTCATGCCGCGCTATCGCTGTCCGAAAGCAGTCACCCCTAAAGGAGTACTGGTTTCGACCGCGCGAGACTCCTTTCGGAGCGGGCCCTTTCGACCACGCACACAATCGCGATACCGCTACATTCCCGACAGACCACCCAACTCGGCAATCACCTGTGAACACAGCACAGAAACCCCAAAAGCCCCCAGAAACGCCAACGAACAGCACTAAACTGTTAAGCCGTGTCTTATACCGTCACTCGAGGATCCTTCGACCACGACCATCGCCGGCGCAGCTATACCATCGTCGCGCCGGATGAGCTGACGCCGCACGCGCTTTTGTTGTATTTCCACGGCTCGTTGCAGTCGTCGAATGTGGCGCGCAATTTCACCGGCCATACCTTCGACGCGCTGGCCGAGCGCGGCATCGTGGTGGTCTATCCGGATGGCATTCATCATCACTTCAACGATGCCCGCCGTGACCTCGGGGAACGCACCCGGCAGCTGCGTGTGGATGACGTGGGATTTGTGACCACGCTCGTCGATAAGCTCACTCACCACTACGACCTCAGCCCGCAGCGGGTGTATGGCTGCGGGTTTTCCAACGGCGGCCAGATGGTCTACCGGCTCCTGCTCGAGGCCCCCGGGCTGCTGAAAGGGGCGGCGACCTATGCGGCCACGCTGCCCGCCCCGGAAAACCTCCTGCCCGGCATCAACACAGCTAACGCCGTGCCGACGCCTTTTCTCTCCATCCACGGCACCGCGGATCCGATCGCCCCGTACACCGGCGGCGAGGCCGGCATGGATGGCAACAACCGCGGGCCAGTGCGCTCCTTCCGCGATACCGGAGAGATATCCGCCCGCATCAACGGTCACGACCCGGAAGGCGTCACCCGCACCAGCTCAGGCAGCGTGATCACCGAAGACTGGAGCGCCACCGATAAACCGCCAGTGCGCCTGATCACCGTCGAGGGGATGGGGCATCTCGTGCCGGCGCCGAAGAAGCTAGATGCGCGCCTCGGCGCGGGCACCGACCAGCTCATCGCCGCCGAGGCCACGGCGGACTTCTTCGACCTCCGCGCCGGCTGAAACCTAGCGAGCGTCCGTGAGCATAGCCTGGGCGAAGAAGTCCGCCTCGAGCTCGCAGGCGCGCACGAAGGCCTGGGCCGCCCGCGCCCGCTGCCGCGCCGACGCCCCGGCCAGCGCCTTTTCCGCCACCGCCACGGCGCGGGCGGTCGCCTCCTGGAAGCCTGCGTCCTCGTAGGTACCCAACCAGGATGCATAAGGGTGGTCCTCGGTCCTCGCGCTGGCCAGATCCGCCCCGACCTGCGCGTAGACCCAGAAACACGGCAGTACGGCGGCGACGGCGATGGGGTAATCGTTCTGCGCCTCGGCGCGCAGGAAGTCGGTGTAGGCGAGCGTCGCGGGCGAGGGGTCTATCTGGGCGTCGACGCCGAACTGCGCGTGCATGCCCTGCTCGACGGCGATCGCTTCGGTCACCGATTCGGCCCACATGCGCCGCTCCTCCCGGTTTTCGGCCTTCAGCCCCAGCCCGGCGAGCACGCGCGAGTAGACCTCGAGGTAGTAGTCGTCCTGTGTGAGGTAGAACAGGAACTTCTCTTGAGGCAGCACGCCGGAGGCGAGCGCGGGGACGAAGCCGTCGGTGGTGAAGCGCTGAAGCGCATCGCCGGCGGCCTCCCACAGGGCGGCGGTCCACGGACCGGCTGGCGCGACGACCGGGGTCGGCGCCGGCGTATCGACGTCCACCCCCAACGCCTCCGGGGCCTCCCATGCATCGATGAACCCGCGCAGCCGCGGGCGCTGATCGCTGGCCGCCGCCTGCCGACGCAGCCGGTGGAAGTGATCGATCGGCCCGTTACCCTGGCCTACCTGGAGGTCTTCGCCGTATTCGAGGGCCTCGCGCACCCAGTCGGTGGCCCAGGCGACGGCCTCTCCGTAGGACTCCCCCACCGCCAGGCGGGTCGCCAGCGCCGAGGAGAGGGAGCAGCCGGTGCCGTGCGAGGCGGAGGTCTCTACCGCGGGCGAGGAAGCGTGAGTGAGCACCTCACCGCCGGGGCCGATGAGGGTATTGCCGCGGTCATCCGCAGAGAGGTGTCCGCCTTTGGCGAGGATGAGGGCGCCGGTGGTATCGGCGAGTGTTGTTGCCTGGGCGTTGGCTTCGGCACGCGTTGTGGCCTCTTTTCCTCCGGTGAGCTGGGCGAGCTCGGTGAGGTTCGGGGTGAGAACGGTGGCCTTCTTGAGCAGCTCGCCGGAGACGCTTTCGGCGAGCGCGTGGCCGGAGGCCGCGACCATGACTGGGTCGATGACCACGGGCACGTCGCCAAGCTCCTCGAGCCAGGCGACGACTTCGCGGGCGGAGGCCTCGTCGGCGATCATGCCGATCTTCACGGCGTCGATTGTCACATCGTCGCTGACGGACTTGAGTTGCGCGCGCAAAAAGTCCGGCTCCGGGGTGTGCACGGACTGCACGCCGCGGGTGTTCTGGACGACGAGCGAGGTGACCACCGACATCCCGAAACCGCCGGCGGCGGCGATCGCCTTGAGGTCGGCCTGGATGCCGGCGCCACCGGTGGGATCAGTGCCGGCGATGCTTAAAACACGGGGGACAAGCTGGTCCATGAATCAACACTCCTTGAGAAGTTGACGGGCGGCGGCGCGCGGATCGGCGGCCGCCATGATCGCGGAGACCACGCACACACCGTCCACACCGGTGGCGCGGGCCTGCCGAATGTTGTCGTGGTTGATGCCGCCGATCGCCACGGCTGCCAGCCCCATCGCGTGGGCACGTGCGGCCAGCCGGCGGGTGCCCTCATAGCCCAGGGCAGCGGCGGTATCCGTTTTCGTAGGGGTTTCACAAAGCGGGCTTAAGCCGACGTAGTCGGGGCGCGTCTGGCACGCCTCGATGGCCTCCAGTTCGGCGGTGTTGCTGACCGAAAGCCCTACCGGCACCGCCTCGCCGACCAGCGCGCGGACCTCGTCGAGCGCCATGTCCTGCTGGCCGACGTGCACGCCCAAGCCCAGCTCGACGGCGATCTCGACGCGGTCGTTGACGAGCACCGGCACCCCGTGCGGGCGCGCCACCTTCTCGACGGCGCGGGCGAGGTGGGCGAAGGTGTCGTCGTCAAGCTCTTTGTCGCGCACCTGCACCATGCTCACCCCGCCGGCGATCGCCTCGGCGACGACCGCGGGCACCCGCTCATAGCCGCCGGGCAGGCGGGAGTCGGTGACCAGGTAGAGGCGGTAATCGAGGTCCATCGTCAGTCCTCGGTGATGCGGCACGCCACCCCGGCCGCGGGCAGGCGATAAAGCTCGTCCAGCCAGAACTGCCGGAAGGTGCCGGGGCCGTCGGCGCGGTGGGCGGCGCGCTGGGCGGCGGTGGCGAAGGCGACGTGCGCGGCCACGGTGGCGTCGTGGGCGCTGTCCGCGGCGGCCACGAAGGCGGCGACGACCGCCCCGAGCGCGCAGCCGGTGCCGATGGTGACGGCCATGAGGGGATCGCCGCCGTCGATACGCGTGACGCGCCCAGGAGACACCACGACGTCCGTGGCCCCAGAGACCGCCACCACTGCCCCGCAATACTCGGCGAGCTCGCGCGCGGCGGTGAGAGCGGAATCGACGCTGTCGGTGGCATCCACGCCCCGGCCGCCCTCGTGCGTGGAACCGGTGACCGCGGCGTGCAGGTGCAGGATTTCGGAGGGGTTGGCGCGGATGACGGTCGGCCGCTTCTCGACGACCCGCCGCGCGAACTCCGTGCGCACACTCAAACCACCGACGGCCACG
Encoded proteins:
- a CDS encoding metal ABC transporter solute-binding protein, Zn/Mn family, which gives rise to MRKSHLFRGFSAAALTTLTAGSLIACSTDSADNGENANASGNGDDATTQVVTSTSVWADVADEVLDDAEIEALITDPGQNPHHFEPAATDIATALEADLVVVGGGGYDAWLYEPIMEDAGEENIIHPLPLISHDHAHGHDHDHEHGEEGHEHDHEHGEEGHDHDHEHGHDHAHGDVHSVEGNEHIWFDVDAITQVAEDLAAKEEDADATAVVEQMDELRERLSNLPEATVAQTETIGDYLIDDSSLTDVTPTGYRQATLNHSEPAAADLAAFLEAIESGEVDILLYNPQTATDLTERIHGAAEENDVQIVTIGELPPEGTEFLDYFEEVVSELEDAAENVSSEQ
- a CDS encoding alpha/beta hydrolase family esterase — its product is MSYTVTRGSFDHDHRRRSYTIVAPDELTPHALLLYFHGSLQSSNVARNFTGHTFDALAERGIVVVYPDGIHHHFNDARRDLGERTRQLRVDDVGFVTTLVDKLTHHYDLSPQRVYGCGFSNGGQMVYRLLLEAPGLLKGAATYAATLPAPENLLPGINTANAVPTPFLSIHGTADPIAPYTGGEAGMDGNNRGPVRSFRDTGEISARINGHDPEGVTRTSSGSVITEDWSATDKPPVRLITVEGMGHLVPAPKKLDARLGAGTDQLIAAEATADFFDLRAG
- the thiE gene encoding thiamine phosphate synthase; amino-acid sequence: MDLDYRLYLVTDSRLPGGYERVPAVVAEAIAGGVSMVQVRDKELDDDTFAHLARAVEKVARPHGVPVLVNDRVEIAVELGLGVHVGQQDMALDEVRALVGEAVPVGLSVSNTAELEAIEACQTRPDYVGLSPLCETPTKTDTAAALGYEGTRRLAARAHAMGLAAVAIGGINHDNIRQARATGVDGVCVVSAIMAAADPRAAARQLLKEC
- a CDS encoding metal ABC transporter ATP-binding protein: MLVRFTDAAVDPLWSGLDLEVAPGEFLAVLGPNGSGKSTLLNTILGTRALTRGKVKVDARVGFIPQQRMFDRNLPLRARDLVSLSLAHGTITRRHPRKGQVEELLAAVDAQGLADKPVGKLSGGQQQLIRQAQALATDPQLLLADEPLLSLDVARQHDTVAKLERRRREHKTAIIMVTHGINPVLGIVDRVLYLAPHGHMVGTVDEVMRSDVLSDLYRTKVEVAEVNGRLVVI
- a CDS encoding bifunctional hydroxymethylpyrimidine kinase/phosphomethylpyrimidine kinase; its protein translation is MDQLVPRVLSIAGTDPTGGAGIQADLKAIAAAGGFGMSVVTSLVVQNTRGVQSVHTPEPDFLRAQLKSVSDDVTIDAVKIGMIADEASAREVVAWLEELGDVPVVIDPVMVAASGHALAESVSGELLKKATVLTPNLTELAQLTGGKEATTRAEANAQATTLADTTGALILAKGGHLSADDRGNTLIGPGGEVLTHASSPAVETSASHGTGCSLSSALATRLAVGESYGEAVAWATDWVREALEYGEDLQVGQGNGPIDHFHRLRRQAAASDQRPRLRGFIDAWEAPEALGVDVDTPAPTPVVAPAGPWTAALWEAAGDALQRFTTDGFVPALASGVLPQEKFLFYLTQDDYYLEVYSRVLAGLGLKAENREERRMWAESVTEAIAVEQGMHAQFGVDAQIDPSPATLAYTDFLRAEAQNDYPIAVAAVLPCFWVYAQVGADLASARTEDHPYASWLGTYEDAGFQEATARAVAVAEKALAGASARQRARAAQAFVRACELEADFFAQAMLTDAR
- a CDS encoding metal ABC transporter permease, with product MSLEQFFADTEALLQVGFVQQAVIASALLGVLSGVMTPLIVLRRMSFSVHATSELALMGAAAALVFGFNIGFGALAGAIAAAIVLAVLGFRGQQDSSIGVVMSFGLGLAVLFLYLYPGNSTTAMSLLTGQIVGVSSASTWLLALVTVIVIGAVILLWRPLLFASTDPEMARAVGIPVHGLAVVFAILVGLTSAQSVQIVGALLVMALLITPGAAAAHVARSPLTTVLLSVLFAEISAVGGLLLSLAPGLPVSVFVTTISFIIYLICRTIGALRERKISRDEVAAARYDERPEPTPDPHHHLD
- the thiM gene encoding hydroxyethylthiazole kinase, which codes for MTHDSYTQAHEALREQAPLVHCLTNSVVQEVTANVLLAVGAAPAMVSHPVEAAEFAEVADAVLVNVGNPHLDQLKAMDNALDTARRHHKVTVLDPVAVGGLSVRTEFARRVVEKRPTVIRANPSEILHLHAAVTGSTHEGGRGVDATDSVDSALTAARELAEYCGAVVAVSGATDVVVSPGRVTRIDGGDPLMAVTIGTGCALGAVVAAFVAAADSAHDATVAAHVAFATAAQRAAHRADGPGTFRQFWLDELYRLPAAGVACRITED